One window of Nymphaea colorata isolate Beijing-Zhang1983 chromosome 1, ASM883128v2, whole genome shotgun sequence genomic DNA carries:
- the LOC116266968 gene encoding uncharacterized protein LOC116266968 gives MAKSGGLPLGSPAPHFELPEPLTDKVWKLEDFESHSGLLVMFLCNHCPFVVHLKKDIARLARDYKEKGVAVVAISSNSEVTYPQDGPKFMAEDAKTFDYPFPYLYDKSQDIARAFQAVCTPEFFLFKKDVGKPFDLFYHGRFDESRPGNNVPVTGSDLSLAVDCLLGGRPFPNPQRPSIGCSIKWHP, from the exons ATGGCGAAGTCAGGTGGCCTCCCGCTCGGTTCTCCCGCTCCCCATTTCGAG cTGCCTGAGCCACTGACGGACAAAGTATGGAAACTGGAAGATTTTGAGTCTCACTCTGGACTCCTG GTAATGTTTCTTTGCAATCACTGTCCATTTGTGGTGCACCTGAAGAAAGACATTGCGAGGTTAGCACGTGATTATAAGGAG AAGGGTGTTGCGGTTGTGGCAATCTCTTCAAACTCAGAAGTGACTTACCCACAG GATGGGCCCAAGTTCATGGCGGAAGATGCCAAGACATTTGATTACCCATTTCCATATCTATATGATAAG TCACAAGACATTGCGCGGGCCTTTCAAGCTGTTTGCACACCAGagttcttcttgttcaaaaag GATGTGGGAAAGCCTTTTGATCTTTTCTACCATGGGCGGTTTGATGAGTCACGTCCTGGTAACAATGTACCAGTCACAGGAAG TGACTTGAGCTTGGCAGTTGACTGTCTTCTGGGTGGCAGACCATTTCCTAATCCACAAAGGCCAAG TATTGGATGCAGCATCAAGTGGCACCCATGA